The genomic region TGGGATATCGATTTGACCAATCACGTTCCCATCACCGAGTTGATCATTCCGGTCAAAGTTTCTCAGGTCCCGACGTGGGCCACGCTCGATTCGTTGTCCCGGGTCGGGACGCGCACCGCGTATTTCGAACAACAGCAGAATCTGTTCAACAACAAATTCTTCGGTGAAATGGTAGTCCGGCTCAATGCCAACAACGGCGGCGGCGCGCCGCCCCTGCCGGCGGGATCGGGGACGGTGTTGCGTGTCTGGATGACGCTGAAGTCGGTCGCCCCTGCGGGAGAAACCATTACACTGTCGAACGACGACACGCTGAGCGGGCTGACCCTCACGGGCGAGACGTTCACGACAACGTTTGCGCCCGTTGCCGATGCCGGGATCCTGACGATTTTGACGCCGCCGTGCGACTGCCCCTGCCACGCAGACCCTGTCTGCGACGCCATTTCCGATGTGTTCGACGTTGTCGCCGCCGTTGACGTCGCCTTCCGCGCGAGTCCGGGAGTGTTCGATCCGGCCTGCCCGAATGAACGGACCGATGTCACCTGCGATGGCCTCACCAATGTTTTTGATGTCATCCGATTTGTGGACGTCGCGTTTCGCAGCGTTGACCCGGCGACGGCGTTTTGCGATCCCTGTCTGCCATGAGCGACTTGTCTCGCACGCAGCAAAAGGAAACGTAAGGCTTCATTCTGCGCGACGGCCGCTTATCCGTCGCAGGGGACATTTACCCGCGTGAAATGAAACGGCGTCGACCGGAACGGTCGACGCCGCTGTTGCATTCCGGAGAGTCGTGCCGGGGGTATCAGTTGACTGTTTTCCAATTATCGAACAGCGCTTGCGAGCATGGCTGACGGCAGGGGATGAACTCGTCACGCTCCAGTGCGTACCCCCAGATGTTCAGCATGGTTGAGTCCAGCGACACGATCCCGTCGCGCGTGACCTCCTCCGGAGGCGGTGCAAACTCCGCCAGTTGATCGAAGATGCGGCTGCGCGCCTCGGGTCCGACTTCGGAGAGGAGTCGCCAGAGTGTAAACGCTTCGCAGGTTCCGGCATCGGCCAGCAGCGTATCGAGAATTGGTGCGGCATTGCCGGCATAATCGTATTTTGACAGGATCTCGCGGAATTCATCCGACGCGCCCGCCCACAATGGTGTGCCGGGGCCGTCTTGTGGGCGCGTTTCACACAACGCACCGGCGGGGACGACGACTGCGCGTCCCTTCCATTCGAGCGCGACCTCGCCGAATTCCACGCACACGTAGCCGCGACCGGTCGAATCGACGCTGAGCGTGTAGACGCATCCCAGATCGACGGCGACCGCTGAGGGCGTCTCCACGAAGAACAAACGCGGCGGCGCCCAGATCGACGCGTGCAGGGTCCCGTGGGCCAGTTGCAGTCGATGTTCCTTCGGGCCGATGTTCACCACGCGCAGACGCGAGTTCGGCTCCAGCCGCACCTTGCCGATGTCGCCGATCTCGATTAAGGCAACCGATTCCTCCATTGTCTCCAACCATTCTCCCTGACGGATGGCGGAGTGTCCGCTGACCTGCGTGAATCCTTCCCCCGCGTTCCCGGTCAGGCGTTGCACGGAGTAGTTTGCGCCCGGCCGGGACTGGCCGGCGATCCAGATCACCAATGCCGCGGCTGCCGCCAGCGGCAGGATGATCCACACCGGTGCTGAACGCCGGGGTACTGGTCGTGTCTTCGGCGTGTAACGAAAGCGGCCCAGCAACACTTCCAGTCGTTTGATATCGGGATCGGGCTGCCCCGACTTGTCCCACAAATAGTCGTTATGCTCGTTCATGGTTCACACCCAGTTTCTCGCGCAGGAGTTGCAACCCGCGGTGAAGATTGACGCGCACCGAACCGTGCGACATCCCGGTGCGCTCGGCGATCTCCGGACCGGTCAGCCCTTCGACCAGGCGGAGTGCCAGGGGTTCGCGATACGCTTCCGGCAGCGCCCGCAGGAGCGCCAAAACCCGCACTGCTTCGTGCGCGTCGGTCGAATTGTGATCGACGACCACGTCCATATCGAGTTCGTCAGTTTCGCGTCGTTTGCGATGATGATCATTGGCGCGGTTGCGCGCGATCGACAGGAGCCAGCCTCCGAACGATGCGTGGTCGCGCAGATCGCCCAGGCGGCGCATCGCACTCAAGAACACCTCCTGCATCAAATCTTCGGCGTCCGCGCGCTGCACGCGGGCCAACAGAACGCCATGGACCATCGAGGCGTAGCGTTCATACAACCGGCCGAACGCGTCACGGTCACCGGCCGCGGCGGCTGCCACCAACGCCGATTCGTCGACTGCGATGCGAACGCGCGCCTCTGCCATTCGTCGAAGGTGTCTGACCCTAAACGCGAAATCAACGGCGTTCGCCGGCATCGATTCCGCCATAGCGGGCACGCAACCCCTCCAGGGATGTTCGACCGTCGCCGAAGACTGCGACAATGTTGCGGGCCAACGGCGTGTTGTCTTCCGTGCCCTCGATCGCACAGCGCAAGTGATCCGTGAATCGGCTCTCACGCGGGTACGCGGTGACCACGGCGCAGGCGAAGTGAAACTGCGGATCCTCGCCCAGCAAGGGCTCCGCCCGACGCAGCAGGTCGTAGCCGCTCACGTTTTGCAGTGACGGCAGGGCGGGCGCGCCACCGAGCCAATCCGGCAGTCCGGGCGACCGGCCACCCAGTTGTTCGCACGTCGCCAGAAGATAGCCGACGTCGAACTGCAGCAGGGCGTGAGCGCGATTGTCAGCTCCCTCGCGCAGTTGACGCGCCAACAACTGCATCAACAGGGCAGCGCCGACACCGTCGGTCTTCTTCGCGTAGATCGACGCCCGTCGCAGCGTTTCCATGCGGACAAGGATCGGAGCGCTGGGGGACAATACATCGAGCGTTTGAACGACAATCTCCTCCGCGGACAGTCCGGACTGAATGTCCGACCAGGATTCTTCGCCGAACGGGATCGTTTGGGCATCGCCCAGATCGAATCGGTGGCACAACAGCGGCGGTCCGGCGAACGCGGACAGCGCCCCGAAAACGACGATGGCAACCGTGGTGATGGCGGTCGTGGCATTACCGTGTCGGCGTGTCATTGTCCCTCCCTTGGTCTGTGCTACGTCAATCGGACTAATCACTGCCTGCATCGAAAGGACGCGGAATCGAAGATTACTGTTAACCATTGATATCCGGGCAGCGTCTAAGAGATCAGACGATCGATCAGCAACTCGGCGTAAGTCACAAGGGACGAGGAGGATCGGATGTTCAATCTCAGATTGTGGGCCACTCTATCAATGCTCGTTATGGCAGTGCCAACCGGGGTTGGCTCCATTGAAGCCCTTGCGGCGACGCCGGATGCCGATGCGTGGGTCTGCCCGCCCTGTCGAGGCGATTGCGACACGCTGCATTTTTCTGAGGCGGGGAATTGCTCCGGATGCGGAATGCCGCTGATCCGTCTGCGCGACATTCTGCAGGTGGCGTTGGTCCTGTGGGATGGCGCCGAACTGCTCGATTTTGCCGGACCAGGGGAGGTTTTCTCCGCGGCCGGGTCATTTGCGGCAGAGGAGGGGCGCTCGACGCGTGTGTATACCGTTGCCTCAAAGCCGGGGAACGTGGTGAGCCAGGGCTTTGTCACCATCATCCCCGAGTACACCATCGCCGACTGCCCCGATCCCGATATCATCGTTTTGCCCGGCGGCGGCGTTCGCAATGCCACCGATGACACGGCGATGATGCGTTGGATCACGCAAGTCGTCTCCACCGCCGATTACGCCATGTCGGTCTGCACCGGAGCGTTCGTTCTTGGGAAAGCCGGCGCTCTCGACGGTCTGCATGCGACCACATGGTATGGCGCAATCGACGATTTCCGGCGCGCGTTCCCCAATACCACCGTGCGCGATAGCGTCCGTTTTGTCGACAACGGACGCATCATCACGACCGAGGGGGTCTCTGCGGGAATCGATGGAGCGTTGCACCTGGTGGCGCGCATTTTCGGCGACGAAGTCGCAGTACTCACGGCGCGATACATGCAATATGATCGCTGGGATCCGGAGGCCGGATTGGTGCGAGTTGCGCCGGGGAATTAGCCGCCGACGGCGATCATGGTCGGACGGCCGAGAAACGACGGATCTTCGAGGCGGTGCGCCGGCGCTTTCGTGCGCCAGTAGCCGGCGAGGGAGTCCCGCATCTCGTCGTTATCGGCGCCGCCGCGCAGCATCGCACGCAAGTCCAGTAACGTTTCCGAAAACAGACAGTTCGCAACGCGGCCGTCAGCCGTGATGCGAATGCGCGTGCAATCGGCGCAAAACTTGTGTGTCATGGTGGAAATGAAGCCGATGCGGCCGGGGCGGTCGGGCAGCGTCCACAGCTTGGCGGGCGCGGCCGAATCGCCGTTGTCGATCGGACGCAACCGCGGGCCGAAATGGTCGCGGAGTTCACGCTCCGGCACCAGCATGTCGCGTGAGTAAGCAACCTCGGCGGTCGGCATAAACTCGATAAAGCGCACGTCGACCTTGGGATGAAAGCAGAGGCCGGCGAGATCGTCGATTTCATCGTCGTTGATCCCACGCATGACGACCGTGTTGATCTTCACGCGTCGGATCCGCGGGTGCTCCAGGCTGGCGTCGATGGCGGCGCGCACACGGTCCAGGCCGTGACGGCGCGTAATTTGCACGAAGCGCTCCTCGCGCAGCGTGTCGCAACTGATGTTGACGGTGTCCAGCCCGGCAGCAATCAAGGCATCGAGATTCTCTTCCAACAGGTACGCATTGGTGGACAGCGCGATGGTTCTGATGCCGGGCATATGTCCAATCCGCGCCATGAGCATCGCCAGTCCCGGACGCAACAGCGGCTCACCTCCGGTGAAGCGCACCTTCCGCACACCCAGTGGCGCCAGGATTGCCACCAACCGAACGATCTCGTCATCGGAGAGTGCGTTGGGACTGATGCGTCCGGGTTCGTCGTTCTCAGGGGCGCAATAGAGGCAGCGGAAGTTGCACCGCGCCGTGACCGATATGCGCAGGTAACGCGGACGGCGCCCGAAACGGTCGACGCAATCGACCGTTCCCATTCGGGATTTGAGGGTTGCCGACAGCATCGCGGACCACATACACAAAACCGACCGTCATGGCGAATCGTTGCCGATGTCGATCGGTCGCAAACGGTGGATAATCTCCTTTGCCAAACACGGGCAGGCCGGGCGGTTACCCCCCCGACCGTCGAGTCCCCGTCGCCCCGACTTTATGGCGGGGTCGGGCGGGGTTCGGAGTTGTCACTATAGTATACGCGCCGAATGGCGATCTGGCAAATGACTCAAATGATAGTCAACTCAACCGCTGCGTCGTCCCTTGGGAACCGGCACCAGCATCGAGACGCCGCTGCGGTAAACGCGGTATTGTTCGCCGAAGACGCTGATTAAGTCCCGTTCCTCCAATTGGATCGCGACCAGGATGTATCCGGTGGTCATGATGGAAAAAAGCAGGTGCCCCATCGTCATGTGCGGGGTCGCACAAAACCCCAGCAGAAATCCCATGTAGATCGGATGGCGCACGAACTTGTAGAAGCCCGGCGTCGCAAATACCGGCGGCTGGAATTCGTGTCCTTTGAAATAAATCCAAACCTGCTTGAGCCCGAACAACTCAAAATGGTCAATTAGAAATGTAGCGATCAAGAGAATCGCCCAGCCCATCCAGAAGACGACATGCAGCGCCGTGATCCAGAACGGGCTTTCGATCTCCCAAACGGTCTCCGGCAGCGGCTGCCAAAAACGCACGATGAGCCACAGGCAAATGCTGGCGGCCAGCACATAGGTGCTGCGTTCGATCGGGCGGGGAATCAGTTTCAGCCACATCCGCTTGAAGCCATGCCGCGCCATCACGCTGTGTTGGATCGCAAACAGCGACAAAAGCCCGGCATCGATCAGCATGTGCCTGAGCCATGGGACCATGGTGGCCTGCGTGTCGTCCATCGTCCACACAAACCAGATGGCACTGAGGAAGACATAGAGGAAAAAGACATAACACAGAGCACCGTATCCCAATGCCAGTATGCGTCCCACCGAACGCCTCCTTGTGTGTTATCGATTCCTTGTCATGCGTGCGACGCGATGTCACGCGATTCCCCGATCCAAAAAAATCCGATCGCACAGATACTGTCAAGCGGGAATGGACGCTCAGGGCCGCAACAGTTCCAGCGGCGCGTAGCGCACCATGATTGTCTTGGTGAATCCGGCACGGAAGGAAATCTGACAAGTGGTGCCGTCGCCGGATCCGTGAATCGAGAGGATTTCCCCTTCACCGAATTGCGGGTGCCGGATGATGGATCCGGCTTGCAGCGCCTCGGCGATGCCGGTCCGCGGCACCGCGACCGTCGAGCCGATGCGCGCGACTGTGCGTCCTTGCTTCTGAGTCTGCATGAATCCGGTGCGCCAGGATCGTCCGGGGGCATTGTATCCCAGGCCGGTGCCGTCCAGCTCGATGTCGGGAATCAGATTCTCGATGTCGAGATGGTCGCGCGGAATTTCCTCGATGAAGCGTGATTTGATCGAGATCATCGACCCGAAACGACGTCGGGTGCGAGCGTAGGTCAGGGTCAGCCGCTCCTTCGCGCGCGTCGCGGCAACATAGAACAAGCGGCGCTCTTCCTCGAGCGTTTCCGGCTTTTCCATCGAGCGCGACAACGGAAAGAGTCCCTCCTCCAAGCCGGTGATGAAGACGACCGGAAACTCCAGTCCTTTGGCGGCGTGGATGGTCATCAAGGTCACCGCGTCCTGTTGGGATTGGTAAGTGTCGATGTCGGTGACCAGCGCCGCATTTTCGAGGAAACCGGACAACGACGGCGCATCCTCGGTCTGTTCGTATTCGGCCATGGCGGCGAAGAGTTCGTCGACGTTTTCCTCACGCGTGGTTGCGATGACGGGATCATCCTCGCGCCAGGCGTCCTTCAGTTGCACCGTGTCGACCAGGTAGCGGCACCACTCAGCCAGCCCCATGCGCGTTCGGGCCTCTTTGATGTCGTCGAGGGCGGTAACAAACCGCCCGATCGCGGTCGCGGCGCGCGCACCGACACATTCGCGCACCGCGTCGGAATCGGCCAGCACATCGAGCCAACGGCGCGCGCTGCGGCGGCGCAGGGCATCGAGCTTATCGATCGTCGCCTCACCGATGCCGCGGCGCGGCTTGTTGAGGATCCGTTCGAGCGCCACGCCGTCATTGCCGTTGATGGTTAAGTGCGCGTACGCGAGCACGTCTTTGACCTCGGCGCGCTGATAGAACTTCGTGCCGCCGACCAGCACATACGGCATCGTGTAACGGCGCAACGCTTCCTCGAACGTGCGCGACTGGGCATTGGTGCGGTAGAGCACGACACACTCACCGCCGCTGACGTTGTCGCGGTCGCACAGCAGACGGATCCGTCCGATGACCATCTCGGCCTCGGTGCGGTCGTCGGGTGTCATGATGAGCGTGATCTTGTCACCTGGCCCTTTGTCGGTCCAGAGTTTCTTGGGGTGACGGTTGATGTTGGCCGAGACGACCGCGTGGGCGGCCTCGAGGATATTCGGGCGCGAACGGTAATTCTGCTCCAGACGAATCGTCTGCGACTGCGGGAACCGTGATGTAAAATCGAGGATATTCCTGATATCGGCGCCGCGCCAGGCGTAGATCGATTGGTCGTCGTCACCGACGACACAAATGTTGTTTTGCGGCGCCGCCAGCAATTCGATCAGCCGCGCCTGCGCCGCATTGGTGTCCTGATACTCATCAACCAGCACATACGAAAACCGCATCTGCCAGCGCTCACGGGCACGCGCAACGTGCGTCAGGACGTCGACTGCGCGCAGTATCAGATCATCGAAGTCGACCGCGCCGGCATCGTCGAGTTGCTGCTGGTATTGTCGATAGATTTCGGCGATGCGGCGGTCGTAGTCATCCTTGGCGAGATTGGCGAAGGCGGCCGGGTCGCGCAATTGGTCTTTCGCGCCGGAGATTGCGCTCCCGACCGAGCCGGGCGTGAAGGTCCGCGACGGAAGATTGAGATTGGCGATCACCCGCTTGAGCAAGCTGGAGCGGTCACCGTCGTCGTATATGGAAAAATCGCGCGGCAGACGCGCCGCTTCATGCTCGAGTCGCAGAAAGCGGGCGCAGAACGAATGAAAGGTCGACACCCACATCGAATCGGCGACCGGCCCGACCAACTCGCGCACACGCGCTTTCATCTCTCCGGCGGCTTTGTTGGTGAATGTTACCGCCAGGATCTGCTGCGGATGGGTGCCGTTGTTCAAAAGCCACGCAATGCGATAGGTAATGACGCGCGTCTTGCCCGATCCGGCGCCGGCTAAGATCAACAGCGGCCCTTCGCCGTAAGTGACTGCCTCGCGTTGGGGCGGATTCAAGTCGTCCAAAAGTTGCGGAGCGTCTGATCGTTGCGCTGTATGTGTGTTCACTCTGAGTCCGAATCGACCGTCCGATGACCATCGGGGACGTGCGGTCATCGGCAAGGTACGGAGTCCGGTGGCGCGGAGCAATCGGCACGGCTCGGCATGGCATTGGTGAAGGGCCGTTCTGTATGTCCCAGAGTTGCCGGGCCTGACATGTTCTAACGCAGCGCGACCACACCGACCGAATGCAGAAGATCGGCCCAGCGACGGCGGGCGCGGTCGCCGGAGTACTCGATGAGCGCGCGCTGACGCGCGGCGAGGGCGAATCGATCGGAGAGTTCCTGCGAGAGCACCAGCACGGTCATGTACATGGCCCATTGGTCGGGCTCGCGGATGGTCGCCAGGTATCCGGTTTCACCGTGGCGGACGATCTCCGGATTGCCGCCGGCGTTGGCGGCGATCAACGGCAGCCCGGCGGCCATGTAGGTCAGCAGCATCGGCGGGCAGCTTTCACCGTAGCCGGTGAGGACGCCGATGTCGGCTGCCGCGAGCCACTGCATCAGGTGCGAGCGGTTGGCATCGTCGATGATGCGTTCACGGACCCCGCATTCATTGAGTGTCCGATTCCATTCGTCCGTCGCCGACCGATCGCCCGTGCCGAGCACCACGAAACGCGCATCGGGCTGTACCGTGCGCAGGAACCCGGCGGCTTCCAGGAAAGTGCGGTGATCGCTTTTCCTCTCAAATGGCGCCGCCATCAGAATGAGCGGCTGTGCCGTCGAAAACCCCATGACATGCTTGGCCTCGGCAATCGATTCGGGTGTGCGCCGTTCCAACTCCAGCGCATCGACGCCGTTGGGGATGATCTCAATCCGTGTTCGTTCGACGGCTTCCTGATGCACCAGCCGCCGCGCCCCCGCATACGACGTCGCCACAAACCTGGTCGCCTGCTGGTTGGCGAGCTTAAGCGCCCCGAGCGTCAGGACGGACGTTGCGAATCCCATGTCGTCGATAACGGCGACGCGTTGGGACACGCCGAGACGGGCCGCCGCCGTCAGACCGTGCAAACGGGCATGCAGACCGGATGCGACGACGCAATCGGGCTGATATTCGGCGACCGTTTGAGCCAGCACCCGTCGCGCCTGCATGCGTCCTGCAAGACCTGCGATGAGCCCGCGATTCTCAACATCAGGCAAGTCCAACCGCTGGATCGAGACCTGACCTTCGCGCGCGGTATTCCCGGTATCCGTTCCGTGGAGCACGACGGCTGCGATCTCGACCGAATCGCCGTTTGCCAAGGGATGCAGGTTGAACGGATCGAAGCACGACGCGGGCCAGTGATCGAGCGCGCGGTCGAACAGGCAGAGGATGCGTTTGGGTCCGAACATGGCATCAAGGGGAGATGTTCACGCAGTACCCCACTGGGTTTATCGGACCAAACGGCGCCGGGCTGAAAGCGACGAAGCGGAGGCAGCGAGCGCTTGATCCGACGCGGCAGGCGGGATAGCTTTCGGACGGTCGCGAGACCGCGCACACTGGAGAGATGTCCGAGCGGTTGAAGGAGCACGCCTGGAAAGCGTGTAGGCGTTCACGCGCCTCCCGGGTTCGAATCCCGGTCTCTCCGTTTAGGATTGCGCGTCACGAATGCCACCCCGATTGATCAGTGATTCGCGCGTTCGCGCTACGAATCCGTGCGATGGTCGTTAAGCTTTGTCGGCACCAGTGTGTGAAGACCCCCATCGCGAGAACAGCACCGGCACGAGGATCATGTTCAGAAACGTTGAAGTCAGCAGTCCTCCCAATATCACCTGCCCCATGGGACTCTGGATTTCATTCCCCGGTTCCTGACCGGCAATCACGAGCGGGATGAGCGCCAGCCCCGCGCACAGTGCGGTCATCAGGACAGGTCCGAGACGCTGCAGAGAGCCGGTTCGGATTGCATCGGGCAGCGACATGCCTTCGTCGCGCATCAGATGCTGATAATGCGACACCAATAACACGCCGTTCCGGGTCGCAATCCCGAAGAGCGTGATGAATCCGACCAACGTCGCGATGCTCATTGTCTTGGCCCCCAGCGCCACTGCGACGATCCCGCCGATGAGCGCCAGCGGGAGATTGACGAGCACAATCAGCGTGTGACGGTGATTGCCGAACGCGCGGTACAGGATCGCATAGGTCGCCAGCAGGATCAACACGCCCAACACGATCAGGTTTCGCACGCTCTTGACGGCTTCCTCGAACTGGCCGCCGAAAACGATCCGATATCCGGTGGGAAGGGGCACGGAATTGTCGATCCGGTGTCGCGCTTCCTCAACGGGACCGGCCAGATCGGCGCCCTCGATATTGGCCGTGAGCATCGCCACGCGCTGGACACTTTCCCGGCGGACCATGCTCGGCCCCAGATCGAAGCGGACATCGGCGACATCCGCCAATCGAATCGCATGCCCCGTCGGAGTGATGACCGGAAGCGTGCGCAAGCGCTCCCGTTCGTCGCGCAGACGCTCCGGAAACCGGACGGCGATGCGGGAGGCGACGCCGTCCTCCACGATCTCTCCGACTTCCGTTCCCTGAAACATCGCCTCGACCGTTCGCGCCAACGACGTGGTGCTCAAACCATGCCGGGCCATCGCTCTGCGGTCAAAATCGATGAGAAGCTGCGGGATACTGGACTGCTCGGTGTTGCTCAGGTCCACGATTCCCGGCACGTCGCGCAAGACCTGTTCGCACCGCGTGGACAGACTTCGCAGAACCGAGAGATCGGGTCCGAAGATTTTCACGGCGAGGTTTGATTTGCTGCCGGAGATCATGTGGTCGATGCGATGGCTGATCGGTTGGCCGAAGCTGACGTTGACTCCGGGGATCGTGGCGACTGCACCCCGCATGGCGGCCAGCAGCTCCGCTTTTGGGCGTCCGGGCTGCAATACGACCTCCATCTCCGATGCATTGACGCCCTGAACATGTTCGTCTTTCTCGGCGCGTCCGGTTCGGCGGCTGGTAGAGATGACTTCAGGAAACGCCAGTAACACCGCCTCGACTTGGCGTCCGAGGGCATCGCTTTCAGCCAGTGTGATGCCGGGCACACTCACAATGGCAACCGTCAGCGATCCCTCATTGAACGGCGGGAGGAAACTGCGTCCAAGGAACGGCAACAGGCCCAGTGCAGCAATGAACGCAACTGCCGTCAGGCCAATGACGAGACCCCGTTTTCGCAACGCGATTTCGAGGGACGGCCGGTAGGCGCGCTTCAGCGAGCGCATGAGCAGTGACTCTCTCTTGTCCAGGGCTCGCGAATTCGGCAACAGGTAATAACAGAGGACCGGCGTCACCGTGAGCGAAACCAACAGCGAGGCGGCCAGCGCCGCGATGTAGGCAAATCCCAACGGCCGCAGCAGGCGTCCTTCCATTCCCGGCAGAAAGAACAGCGGCACGAACACAAGCCCGATGATCAACGTGGCAAAGAAGATGGCGGCCCGCACCTCGGACGATGCGCCGAAGACCACATCAAGCGCCGGCCGGCGATCCTCCGGCGGCTGGGCGCGGTTTTCACGCAGTCTGCGGAACACATTCTCAACATCGATGATGGCGTCATCGACGAGAGCGCCGATTGCGATGGTCAGGCCACCGAGCGTCATCGTATTGATCGATAGACCAAACAGGGAAATCGCCAAGATTCCGGACACCAACGACAGTGGCAGTGCGATCGCCGAGATCAGAGTGGTGCGCAGATTGCCGAGGAACAGCAGGAGTATGGCCATGACGAGGATGGCCCCGTCACGCATGGCGATGGCGACGTTGTGGATGGCGACGCTGATGAAGTCGGCTTGCCGGAAATTTTCTTTTTCGATACGGACGCCGGTGGGCAGAGTCCGTTCCAATTCCAACAGCACCCGGTCAATCGCTTCGGTCAACTCGAGCGTGTTTGCTCCGGGCTGCTTTTGCACACTGAGGATGACGGCCGGTTGCATCCGGTACGACGCAGTGCCGCGCTTGGGCTCGGGGCCTTCTCGTACCGTTGCCAAATCGCCGATGCGCAATGGAATACCGTCATGAACACGGACCGGAGATGCGGCGAGGTCGAAAGTGGTCCGAGCCCGACCCAGTCCCCGAACGAGGTACTCTTCCCCCTGATCAACGTGAAATCCGGCGGCCGGACTCTGGGTCACGCCGGCGAGGGCGCCGACGACCTCATCGACATCGACGCCGTGCTGAGTCATCTTCGCGGGATCCAGTTCCACCTGGAACTCTCGCACATCGCCGCCGATGGGCGTGACCTGCGAGATGCCGGAAATCGCCAGCAGATTGCGACGCAAGACGATCTCCGCCAGACGACGAAGCTCCATCGGCGAAACGCTGTCGGAATCCGCAGTCAGCGCGATAAAAGTGATTTCCCCCATAATCGAACTGATCGGTCCGAGTTGCGGCGCTTCGATCTGATCGGGCAGTGAAACGGGCTGGATTCTCTCCGTCACGACCTGGCGGGCGCGGTAGACGTCCTCGGTCCATTGAAACTCGACCCATATGACCGAGATGCCATCGGCCGAGACCGAGCGCACTCTCCGAACTCCGGGTGCGCCATTGATGGCCGACTCGAGCGGGAATGTGATCAACAGTTCGATTTCTTCGGGGCCGAGACCCTGGGCCTCGGTGATGACGGTCACGGTCGGCGCCGTCAGATCCGGGAATACGTCGATCGGCACTTCGAGTGTCCATACGGTGCCGACGACCAGAACCAGAGCGGCCGTCAACAGAACCAGCGTCCGGTGGCCGAGGGAGAATGCGATGAGACGATTCAGCATGGTTGATCTCCTTCCAGCGGATGCTTAGTGAACATGGCCTTCGATGCCCCCAGACGACAGAAGCGTTGAGCGACGGATCATCGCGCCGCCGACGGTGACCAGGCGCAGGCCGGGTGTCAGTCCCTCGATGAGGATGCTGTCGCCATCACGGGCCACGACGTGCACTTCGCGACGTTCGAACGATTCGCCCTCGATCTGGACGTAAACGACCGATGTGCCGCCGTCATCGACGAGAGAGGACTGGGGTATGACCACACCGTCACGAGTCTTTGTGCTCGCGATTTCGACTTCGACCACAGCGCCCAGCCGCAATCGCTCGTCGGCCTTTCGGATTTCGAGAAGGGCGGTGACCGTCCCTGTTTCGGCATCCACGGATGGCGATAGCGCGATCAACCGGGATTCCTCGGCCCCAA from Candidatus Zixiibacteriota bacterium harbors:
- a CDS encoding glycosyltransferase family 4 protein — protein: MFGPKRILCLFDRALDHWPASCFDPFNLHPLANGDSVEIAAVVLHGTDTGNTAREGQVSIQRLDLPDVENRGLIAGLAGRMQARRVLAQTVAEYQPDCVVASGLHARLHGLTAAARLGVSQRVAVIDDMGFATSVLTLGALKLANQQATRFVATSYAGARRLVHQEAVERTRIEIIPNGVDALELERRTPESIAEAKHVMGFSTAQPLILMAAPFERKSDHRTFLEAAGFLRTVQPDARFVVLGTGDRSATDEWNRTLNECGVRERIIDDANRSHLMQWLAAADIGVLTGYGESCPPMLLTYMAAGLPLIAANAGGNPEIVRHGETGYLATIREPDQWAMYMTVLVLSQELSDRFALAARQRALIEYSGDRARRRWADLLHSVGVVALR
- a CDS encoding efflux RND transporter permease subunit — encoded protein: MLNRLIAFSLGHRTLVLLTAALVLVVGTVWTLEVPIDVFPDLTAPTVTVITEAQGLGPEEIELLITFPLESAINGAPGVRRVRSVSADGISVIWVEFQWTEDVYRARQVVTERIQPVSLPDQIEAPQLGPISSIMGEITFIALTADSDSVSPMELRRLAEIVLRRNLLAISGISQVTPIGGDVREFQVELDPAKMTQHGVDVDEVVGALAGVTQSPAAGFHVDQGEEYLVRGLGRARTTFDLAASPVRVHDGIPLRIGDLATVREGPEPKRGTASYRMQPAVILSVQKQPGANTLELTEAIDRVLLELERTLPTGVRIEKENFRQADFISVAIHNVAIAMRDGAILVMAILLLFLGNLRTTLISAIALPLSLVSGILAISLFGLSINTMTLGGLTIAIGALVDDAIIDVENVFRRLRENRAQPPEDRRPALDVVFGASSEVRAAIFFATLIIGLVFVPLFFLPGMEGRLLRPLGFAYIAALAASLLVSLTVTPVLCYYLLPNSRALDKRESLLMRSLKRAYRPSLEIALRKRGLVIGLTAVAFIAALGLLPFLGRSFLPPFNEGSLTVAIVSVPGITLAESDALGRQVEAVLLAFPEVISTSRRTGRAEKDEHVQGVNASEMEVVLQPGRPKAELLAAMRGAVATIPGVNVSFGQPISHRIDHMISGSKSNLAVKIFGPDLSVLRSLSTRCEQVLRDVPGIVDLSNTEQSSIPQLLIDFDRRAMARHGLSTTSLARTVEAMFQGTEVGEIVEDGVASRIAVRFPERLRDERERLRTLPVITPTGHAIRLADVADVRFDLGPSMVRRESVQRVAMLTANIEGADLAGPVEEARHRIDNSVPLPTGYRIVFGGQFEEAVKSVRNLIVLGVLILLATYAILYRAFGNHRHTLIVLVNLPLALIGGIVAVALGAKTMSIATLVGFITLFGIATRNGVLLVSHYQHLMRDEGMSLPDAIRTGSLQRLGPVLMTALCAGLALIPLVIAGQEPGNEIQSPMGQVILGGLLTSTFLNMILVPVLFSRWGSSHTGADKA